A stretch of the Flavobacterium aquiphilum genome encodes the following:
- a CDS encoding phosphoribosylanthranilate isomerase, with protein sequence MKKHSEHKDTSTPSPLERAGVRIKICGMKYPDNMIEVGSLLPDYMGFIFWPKSARYFDGEMPELPKSIKKTGVFVNESITVIEEKVKKYNLQAVQLHGQESVAFCSEIKTKFGTSIEIIKVFSADENFDFSVLEPYESVCDYFLFDTKGKLPGGNGTTFDWKILENYPSTKPFFLSGGIGIEELDSVAAILKTNLPIYAIDVNSKFEIEPGLKNINLVRTIRELSLRENK encoded by the coding sequence ATGAAAAAACATTCAGAACATAAAGACACTTCGACTCCCTCTCCTTTGGAGAGGGCTGGGGTGAGGATTAAAATCTGCGGAATGAAATACCCTGACAATATGATCGAAGTAGGTTCGCTCCTACCCGATTATATGGGATTTATATTTTGGCCAAAATCGGCTCGCTATTTTGATGGAGAAATGCCTGAATTACCTAAATCCATTAAAAAAACGGGAGTTTTTGTCAATGAAAGCATCACTGTAATTGAGGAAAAAGTAAAAAAATATAATTTACAGGCTGTTCAATTACACGGTCAGGAATCGGTTGCATTTTGTTCGGAAATAAAAACTAAATTTGGTACTTCCATCGAAATCATCAAAGTGTTTTCAGCAGACGAAAATTTTGATTTCAGTGTTTTGGAACCCTACGAATCGGTTTGTGATTATTTTCTTTTTGATACCAAAGGAAAATTACCGGGCGGAAACGGAACCACTTTCGACTGGAAAATATTGGAGAACTATCCATCGACAAAACCGTTCTTCCTTAGTGGCGGAATTGGAATTGAAGAATTGGATTCGGTAGCAGCAATTTTAAAAACCAATTTACCGATTTATGCCATCGACGTAAACAGTAAATTCGAAATCGAACCTGGATTAAAAAACATCAATCTTGTACGGACAATTCGCGAATTGTCCCTACGCGAAAACAAATAA
- the trpC gene encoding indole-3-glycerol phosphate synthase TrpC produces MNILDRIIVDKKREVVLKKSIIPVSQLESSVFFEKKVISLSQNLRNSNTGIIAEHKRRSPSKAVINHGFTVEEVVKGYESAGACGISVLTDGKYFGGSLDDLLLARASVNIPLLRKEFIVDEYQILEAKAHGADLILLIAAVLTREEIKSLSEFAKGLGLEVLLEVHNLEELEKSIMPTLDMIGVNNRNLKTFEVSLDFSKELADKIPNEFVKVSESGISSIEAINELKPYGYKGFLIGENFMKTDNAGKAATEFIEQLK; encoded by the coding sequence ATGAATATATTAGACAGAATCATAGTTGACAAAAAAAGAGAAGTTGTTCTTAAAAAATCAATCATTCCGGTTTCGCAATTGGAATCCTCTGTTTTCTTTGAAAAAAAAGTGATTTCTCTAAGTCAAAATTTGAGAAACAGCAACACGGGAATCATCGCCGAACATAAACGTCGTTCTCCTTCAAAAGCGGTTATCAATCACGGTTTTACTGTTGAGGAAGTGGTTAAAGGATACGAAAGTGCGGGTGCTTGCGGGATTTCGGTTTTAACTGACGGAAAATATTTCGGTGGCTCTTTGGACGATTTACTTTTGGCGAGAGCATCGGTTAATATTCCGCTGTTGCGAAAAGAATTCATTGTTGACGAATACCAAATATTGGAAGCCAAAGCCCACGGAGCTGATTTAATTTTGCTTATTGCTGCAGTTTTGACAAGAGAAGAAATCAAATCATTATCTGAATTTGCTAAAGGTTTGGGATTGGAAGTACTGTTGGAAGTACACAATCTGGAAGAACTGGAAAAATCAATAATGCCGACATTGGATATGATTGGGGTGAATAACAGAAACCTGAAAACTTTTGAAGTTAGTCTTGATTTCAGCAAAGAATTGGCAGACAAAATCCCTAACGAATTTGTAAAAGTTTCTGAAAGCGGTATTTCGTCAATCGAAGCCATAAATGAACTGAAACCTTATGGTTACAAAGGATTTTTGATTGGAGAAAACTTTATGAAAACCGACAACGCCGGAAAAGCGGCAACGGAATTTATTGAGCAATTAAAATAA
- a CDS encoding GDSL-type esterase/lipase family protein, whose protein sequence is MFKKIVFAITLFLSIHSSAQKVPFYGDIQAFKKEDSLKTPIKNPVLFVGSSSFTKWTHLQQDFPSVPLINRGFGGSTLLDVIRFQNEIIFKYHARKIVIYCGENDIASSEKVTPTEVFNRFKTLYKNIRKQEPNVPIIYISIKPSPSRWQMKERQIETNKLIENYINKNHNIIFVNIWDKMLDANGNPKEDIFGSDRLHMNEKGYQIWIDTLKDKLN, encoded by the coding sequence ATGTTTAAAAAGATTGTTTTTGCCATCACGCTTTTTCTGTCAATACATTCCTCTGCACAGAAAGTCCCGTTTTACGGCGATATTCAGGCTTTCAAAAAGGAAGACAGCTTAAAAACTCCAATAAAAAATCCCGTTCTTTTTGTCGGCAGTTCGTCTTTTACAAAATGGACACATTTACAACAGGATTTCCCATCGGTTCCTCTTATAAATCGTGGTTTTGGCGGTTCAACTTTATTAGATGTGATTCGTTTTCAAAATGAAATTATTTTCAAATACCATGCTCGAAAAATAGTTATCTATTGTGGAGAAAATGACATAGCGAGTTCTGAAAAAGTTACACCAACCGAGGTGTTCAATCGTTTCAAAACTTTGTACAAAAACATTAGAAAACAAGAGCCAAATGTTCCAATTATCTACATTTCTATAAAACCTAGTCCGTCACGATGGCAAATGAAAGAGAGACAAATAGAAACCAATAAACTTATTGAAAACTATATAAATAAAAATCACAATATCATTTTTGTAAATATTTGGGATAAAATGCTTGACGCAAACGGAAATCCAAAAGAAGATATATTTGGGTCAGATCGTTTGCACATGAATGAAAAAGGATATCAAATATGGATCGATACCTTAAAAGACAAATTGAATTAG
- the trpD gene encoding anthranilate phosphoribosyltransferase, producing MKNILNRLINHEILSKEEAKNVLVNISSGSYNPSQISAFLTVYMMRSISIEELAGFREALLELCIRVDLSDYNTIDLCGTGGDGKDTFNISTLASFVSAGAGIKVAKHGNYGVSSISGSSNVMEKLGIKFSNDATFIEKCIDKAGIAILHAPLFHPAMKNVGPIRKELGVKTFFNMLGPMVNPSFPQNQLVGVFNLELARMYGYLYQNTDINFTILHSLDGYDEVSLTGPTKIITSTKEGILNPSDFGVCLLAQSEIEGGKTIDESAEMFINIISGKGNEAQNNVVCANAAMAISTVNGSSPLESFELAKESLFSGKALAALNKLKELSI from the coding sequence ATGAAAAACATATTAAACAGATTAATCAACCACGAAATTCTCTCCAAAGAAGAAGCCAAAAACGTATTGGTTAACATCTCTAGCGGAAGTTACAACCCAAGCCAGATTTCGGCATTCCTGACCGTTTACATGATGAGAAGCATTAGTATAGAAGAGTTAGCGGGATTCAGGGAAGCGCTTTTAGAATTATGTATTCGTGTAGATTTATCCGATTATAATACTATCGATTTGTGCGGAACGGGTGGTGACGGAAAAGACACTTTCAACATTTCTACTTTAGCCTCATTTGTATCTGCCGGTGCAGGAATAAAAGTCGCAAAACACGGAAATTACGGTGTTTCTTCGATTTCAGGTTCAAGTAACGTGATGGAAAAATTGGGCATTAAATTCAGTAACGACGCAACTTTCATTGAAAAATGCATCGACAAAGCCGGAATTGCGATTTTACATGCACCATTATTTCACCCTGCGATGAAAAACGTGGGTCCGATCCGAAAAGAATTGGGAGTTAAAACCTTCTTCAATATGTTGGGGCCAATGGTAAATCCATCTTTTCCACAAAACCAATTGGTAGGTGTTTTCAATCTCGAATTGGCCAGAATGTATGGTTATTTATATCAAAATACCGATATCAATTTTACTATTTTACATTCACTAGATGGCTACGATGAAGTTTCATTAACAGGGCCAACAAAAATAATAACCAGCACTAAAGAAGGAATATTGAATCCTTCTGATTTTGGTGTTTGTCTTTTAGCGCAAAGCGAAATTGAAGGCGGAAAAACCATCGATGAATCGGCAGAAATGTTCATCAATATTATTTCCGGAAAAGGAAACGAAGCGCAAAACAATGTAGTTTGTGCCAATGCAGCAATGGCAATTTCAACTGTAAATGGCAGTTCTCCATTAGAAAGTTTTGAATTGGCTAAAGAAAGTTTGTTCTCTGGAAAAGCATTAGCAGCTTTAAATAAATTGAAAGAATTAAGTATTTAA
- a CDS encoding GNAT family N-acetyltransferase has translation MNITISETRDINLDDILVLYKANGWSSAEKPTQLYNGLLNSETLITAWEDKKLIGLGNAISDGHLTVYYPHLLVLPEYQGKGIGKMIVDKMQEKYSHFHMQMLTADGKAVDFYKKNGFERAGNTEPMWIYQGNEH, from the coding sequence ATGAACATAACCATTTCCGAAACAAGGGACATAAATCTCGATGACATATTAGTATTGTACAAAGCAAACGGCTGGAGCTCTGCTGAGAAACCAACACAGTTGTACAATGGTTTATTGAATTCCGAAACGCTGATTACAGCTTGGGAAGACAAAAAACTTATCGGACTTGGAAATGCTATTTCTGACGGGCATTTAACGGTTTATTATCCGCATTTATTGGTACTACCGGAATATCAGGGAAAAGGAATTGGTAAAATGATTGTTGACAAAATGCAGGAGAAATACAGTCACTTCCATATGCAAATGCTGACCGCCGACGGAAAAGCAGTGGATTTTTATAAAAAAAATGGTTTTGAGCGTGCCGGAAACACCGAACCAATGTGGATTTATCAAGGAAATGAACACTAA
- a CDS encoding c-type cytochrome, with protein MKTVKIRFIISCLIFCFLSCNKQKEQKIEQTVTAQPEMVLDLVALQANSKLGKDTVVTVINDPVYHKTKKYHAVNASLLLKNEMDLSKVDIKNTLIVFECIDGYKPEMPLELFLETKSFLAFKDVDAPKGSNWEKIVKNGNEMNADPFYLVYTSISADNQKYKWPYNVIKFHLEPKNKNIEALQPKDDEAAMKGFELFQKYCITCHAINGIGGEMGPELNYPKNVTEYWKETELVDYIVNPASFRNKVKMPTLGITKQESQEIVDYLKYMSGKKIEVRK; from the coding sequence ATGAAAACAGTCAAAATCCGCTTTATCATCTCTTGCCTTATTTTTTGCTTTCTTTCCTGTAACAAACAAAAGGAGCAAAAAATAGAGCAAACCGTTACTGCACAACCCGAAATGGTTTTGGATTTAGTTGCTTTGCAAGCAAATAGTAAATTGGGAAAAGATACTGTTGTCACTGTTATTAATGATCCTGTTTATCATAAAACGAAGAAATATCATGCCGTAAACGCATCGCTTCTTTTAAAAAATGAAATGGATTTGTCAAAAGTTGACATCAAGAACACACTGATTGTTTTCGAATGCATTGACGGTTACAAACCCGAAATGCCTCTTGAATTATTTTTGGAAACAAAATCATTTCTAGCTTTCAAAGATGTTGATGCACCAAAAGGTTCCAATTGGGAAAAGATTGTCAAAAACGGAAACGAAATGAATGCAGATCCGTTTTATTTGGTTTACACATCGATTTCAGCGGATAATCAGAAATACAAATGGCCATATAATGTGATAAAATTTCACTTGGAGCCGAAAAATAAAAACATCGAAGCCTTGCAACCAAAAGATGATGAAGCGGCAATGAAAGGTTTTGAACTATTTCAAAAATACTGTATTACCTGTCATGCGATAAACGGAATTGGAGGCGAAATGGGACCTGAATTAAATTATCCCAAAAACGTAACCGAATATTGGAAAGAAACCGAATTGGTTGATTACATTGTAAATCCGGCTTCTTTCAGAAACAAAGTAAAAATGCCAACACTCGGAATCACAAAACAGGAATCGCAGGAAATTGTAGATTATTTGAAATACATGTCGGGAAAGAAAATAGAAGTTAGAAAATAG
- a CDS encoding anthranilate synthase component II — translation MKKILVIDNYDSFTYNLVHYLEDLDCEVTVYRNDEFDIDEIAGFDKILLSPGPGIPDEAGLLKAVIQKYAPTKSIFGVCLGQQAIGEVFGGTLSNLDKVYHGVATLVKKSVSDELLFEGLEDEFEVGRYHSWVVDANLPDVLEATSFDENGQVMSLRHKTYDVRGVQFHPESVLTPNGKKILENWLKN, via the coding sequence ATGAAAAAAATACTAGTCATAGACAATTACGATAGTTTCACTTATAATTTGGTACACTATCTTGAAGATTTAGATTGCGAAGTTACCGTTTACAGAAACGATGAATTTGATATTGATGAAATAGCAGGTTTCGATAAAATCTTGCTTTCCCCTGGACCCGGAATTCCTGATGAAGCGGGATTATTGAAAGCTGTTATCCAGAAATATGCCCCTACCAAAAGTATTTTCGGGGTTTGTCTTGGACAACAAGCAATTGGAGAAGTTTTTGGAGGAACACTTTCCAACTTGGACAAAGTATATCACGGTGTTGCCACACTGGTAAAAAAATCGGTTAGTGACGAATTACTCTTTGAAGGATTAGAGGACGAATTCGAAGTAGGACGCTACCATTCATGGGTTGTCGATGCCAATTTACCTGATGTTTTGGAAGCCACTTCTTTTGACGAAAATGGTCAGGTTATGTCTTTGCGCCATAAAACATACGATGTTCGAGGTGTACAGTTTCACCCCGAAAGCGTGTTAACACCAAACGGAAAAAAGATTTTGGAAAATTGGTTGAAAAACTAG
- a CDS encoding anthranilate synthase component I family protein, whose amino-acid sequence MKTYKLQTHYKQILADTTTPVSIYFKIRDKFPNSLLLESSDYHGNDNSFSYICCNPIASIKIENETISKNYPDRTSETITIDANTDVPEIIQNFSGQFKSDKTDFKFINNGLFGYISYDAVRYFEKVSIAKKENSNSIPDVYYAVYQNIIAINHFKNEAYIFCHNLDGTNNISEIEQLLQSRNIASYKFSKEGEGFSNLTDEEFKQNVALAKKHCFRGDVFQLVLSRRFTQGFKGDEFNVYRALRSINPSPYLFFFDYGDFKIFGSSPEAQIIVKNRKAEIHPIAGTFRRTGDDEKDADLAKKLSEDKKENSEHVMLVDLARNDLSRHGHAVQVEKYREVQFFSHVIHLVSKVTGHLHDKATTMQVVADTFPAGTLSGAPKHRAMQLIEDYEKTNRNFYGGAIGFMDFEGNFNHAIMIRTFLSKNHQLHSQAGAGIVASSDEESEMQEVYNKLLALNKALDLAETI is encoded by the coding sequence ATGAAAACCTATAAACTACAAACACATTACAAACAAATACTAGCCGATACGACGACACCGGTAAGCATCTATTTCAAAATAAGAGATAAATTTCCAAATAGCCTTTTATTGGAAAGTAGCGATTATCATGGAAACGACAACAGTTTTTCATATATCTGCTGCAATCCGATTGCTTCGATAAAAATTGAGAACGAAACGATCTCCAAAAACTATCCTGACAGAACGTCCGAAACAATTACAATTGATGCAAACACTGATGTACCAGAAATTATTCAAAACTTTTCAGGGCAATTCAAATCTGACAAAACCGATTTCAAATTCATCAATAACGGTTTGTTTGGATATATCTCATATGATGCCGTTCGTTATTTTGAAAAAGTAAGTATTGCTAAAAAAGAAAACAGCAATTCGATTCCGGATGTGTATTATGCGGTTTACCAAAACATCATTGCTATCAACCATTTCAAAAATGAAGCCTATATTTTCTGCCACAATCTTGACGGCACAAACAATATCTCGGAAATTGAACAATTATTACAATCGAGAAATATTGCTTCGTATAAATTCTCTAAAGAAGGTGAAGGTTTTTCAAACCTAACTGATGAAGAATTCAAACAAAATGTGGCTTTGGCCAAAAAACATTGTTTCCGTGGCGATGTGTTCCAATTGGTTTTATCCAGAAGGTTTACGCAAGGATTCAAAGGTGATGAGTTCAATGTTTACAGAGCTTTAAGAAGCATTAACCCATCCCCTTACCTATTCTTTTTTGATTATGGTGATTTCAAAATTTTTGGTTCTTCACCCGAAGCGCAAATTATTGTAAAAAACCGTAAAGCCGAAATTCACCCAATCGCAGGAACTTTCAGAAGAACCGGAGATGATGAAAAAGATGCCGATTTAGCAAAAAAACTATCCGAAGACAAAAAAGAGAACAGCGAGCACGTAATGTTGGTGGATTTGGCCAGAAATGATTTAAGCCGACACGGACATGCCGTTCAGGTAGAAAAATACAGAGAAGTACAGTTTTTCTCCCACGTAATCCATTTGGTATCCAAAGTAACCGGACATTTACACGATAAAGCTACTACCATGCAGGTTGTTGCCGATACTTTCCCGGCAGGAACTTTAAGCGGGGCTCCTAAACACAGAGCCATGCAATTGATTGAAGATTACGAAAAAACAAACCGTAATTTTTACGGTGGCGCCATCGGTTTTATGGATTTTGAAGGCAACTTCAACCACGCCATTATGATCCGAACTTTTCTTTCCAAAAATCACCAGCTGCATTCCCAAGCGGGAGCCGGAATTGTCGCCAGTTCAGATGAAGAAAGCGAAATGCAGGAAGTTTACAATAAATTACTAGCATTGAACAAAGCATTGGATTTAGCCGAAACAATTTAA
- a CDS encoding YceI family protein produces the protein MRSLKSFSLVLLVLFSYTKVISQTYKIDVSKSIINWEGKKITGQHEGTIKFKDGYLIFKDKKLTGGSFTADMKTLSNTDQTGSSKTKLEGHLRSEDFFSVDNFTTSTLVFKSIANKGNNTYLINADLTIKGITGNVQFDLVVNGNKATAELEINRTKYDIRYGSGSYFDDLGDKTIYDDFELNVVLAF, from the coding sequence ATGAGAAGCTTAAAATCATTTAGTCTTGTTTTATTGGTTCTTTTTTCCTATACCAAAGTAATTTCGCAGACTTACAAAATTGATGTTTCCAAAAGTATCATTAATTGGGAAGGAAAAAAAATAACGGGACAGCATGAAGGAACAATTAAGTTTAAAGATGGCTACCTTATTTTCAAGGACAAAAAATTGACTGGAGGCAGTTTTACCGCAGACATGAAAACATTATCAAATACAGACCAAACAGGGAGTTCCAAAACAAAATTGGAAGGCCATTTAAGATCTGAAGATTTTTTTAGTGTCGATAATTTCACAACTTCCACTTTAGTATTCAAAAGCATTGCCAACAAAGGAAACAATACCTACCTCATCAATGCCGATTTGACTATTAAAGGAATTACAGGCAATGTTCAGTTTGATTTGGTTGTAAACGGAAATAAAGCTACCGCCGAATTGGAAATTAACCGTACCAAATATGATATCAGATACGGTTCAGGAAGTTATTTTGACGATTTGGGAGACAAAACAATTTATGACGATTTTGAATTAAACGTAGTTTTGGCCTTCTAA
- a CDS encoding YceI family protein: MKNLKTIALAFVVALSTLTVSAQTKKIDVSKSTINWVGKKVTGQHSGTVAFKSGSLVFKKNKLTGGSFVVDMPSLTSTDLTGEYLGKLNGHLKADDFFGTDKYPTATLVFKTIAAKANNVYTVTADLTIKAKTNPVTFDITVNGNTATTSFQVDRTKYDIKYGSKSFFEGLGDKTIYDDFDLTVNLKF, encoded by the coding sequence ATGAAAAATTTAAAAACAATTGCCTTAGCATTCGTAGTAGCTTTATCTACATTAACTGTATCTGCACAAACTAAAAAAATAGATGTTTCAAAAAGTACAATCAACTGGGTTGGAAAAAAGGTAACTGGACAACACTCTGGAACTGTAGCTTTCAAAAGCGGTTCTTTGGTTTTCAAAAAAAATAAATTAACTGGAGGTTCTTTCGTGGTTGATATGCCATCTCTTACTTCTACAGATTTAACTGGAGAATACTTAGGAAAATTAAACGGTCACTTGAAAGCCGATGACTTTTTTGGAACTGACAAATACCCTACTGCAACTCTAGTTTTCAAAACTATCGCTGCTAAAGCAAACAACGTATATACTGTAACTGCCGATTTGACTATCAAAGCAAAAACAAACCCTGTTACTTTTGATATCACCGTAAACGGAAATACCGCAACGACATCATTCCAAGTAGACAGAACTAAATACGATATCAAATACGGTTCAAAAAGTTTCTTCGAAGGATTGGGAGACAAAACAATCTACGATGATTTCGACTTGACAGTGAACTTGAAATTTTAA
- a CDS encoding NAD(P)H-dependent oxidoreductase: protein MSNFLNNQNWRYATKKFDATKKVSDEDLNTLKEAIRMSSSSYGLQPYKVLIIENPELRAQLQPAAWGQTQIVDASHLFIFANETNVGDETIDKFLNAISETRETPLESLAGYGDFMKSKISTLEPAVKNVWTSKQTYLALGNLLNAAAELKIDVTPMEGFVPAQVNEILGLDKQNLNASLIATVGYRHEEDATQFYKKVRKSQEDLFVTL from the coding sequence ATGAGCAATTTTTTGAACAATCAAAACTGGAGATATGCAACAAAGAAATTTGATGCAACTAAAAAAGTTTCTGACGAAGATTTAAACACTTTAAAAGAAGCAATTCGTATGAGTTCATCCTCATATGGTTTACAACCTTACAAAGTTCTTATTATTGAAAATCCGGAATTGAGAGCACAATTACAACCTGCTGCCTGGGGGCAAACACAAATCGTCGATGCATCACATTTATTCATTTTTGCAAACGAAACAAATGTTGGAGACGAAACAATCGATAAATTTTTGAACGCTATCAGCGAAACAAGAGAAACTCCATTAGAATCATTAGCTGGATATGGTGACTTCATGAAATCGAAAATTTCGACTTTGGAACCAGCAGTTAAAAACGTTTGGACTTCAAAACAAACTTACCTGGCACTTGGAAATTTACTTAATGCAGCTGCCGAACTTAAAATTGACGTAACTCCAATGGAAGGTTTTGTTCCCGCACAAGTAAACGAAATACTAGGATTAGACAAACAAAATCTTAATGCTTCGTTAATCGCAACTGTTGGATACCGTCACGAAGAAGATGCCACTCAATTTTACAAAAAAGTAAGAAAATCACAAGAAGACTTATTTGTTACCTTATAA
- a CDS encoding MarR family winged helix-turn-helix transcriptional regulator, translating into MRIEEELKSTVDYNKATRVVLNLMYTQNVIIERFNEIIKPYDISAEQYNVLRILRGQKGCPANMCIIQERMLARTSNTTRLVDKLLLKDLVTRNVCPDNRRKIEVLITQKGMDLLTELDPKVKEHEDFFAKNLTEEELIQLNTLLEKYRTK; encoded by the coding sequence ATGAGAATTGAAGAGGAGTTAAAAAGTACAGTTGACTATAATAAAGCAACAAGAGTGGTTTTGAATTTGATGTATACACAAAATGTCATCATTGAACGTTTTAATGAAATCATAAAACCTTATGACATTTCAGCAGAACAATACAATGTGTTACGAATATTGAGAGGACAAAAAGGTTGTCCTGCCAATATGTGCATCATACAGGAACGAATGCTGGCTAGGACAAGCAATACAACAAGACTTGTTGATAAATTATTACTCAAAGATTTGGTCACAAGAAATGTTTGCCCCGATAACCGAAGAAAGATTGAAGTATTGATTACTCAAAAAGGGATGGATTTATTAACCGAATTGGATCCAAAAGTAAAGGAGCATGAAGATTTCTTTGCAAAAAATCTAACCGAAGAAGAATTAATACAATTGAATACATTACTAGAAAAATATCGAACTAAATAA